The following are encoded together in the Oceanobacillus zhaokaii genome:
- a CDS encoding DHH family phosphoesterase, with protein MYKLLTHNDLDGVGCGILAKIAFGNQVKVRYNSISSLNAQVEWFLENDNKETFLFITDLSVNEENEKRIDEFFIAGGKVQLIDHHKTALSFNEYKWGRVIVKNEEGSLTSATSLFYEYLVEQQLMESSTAVAEFVELVRQYDTWEWEKNDNQKARQLNALFFLISIDEFEEIMINRLINSEHFYFDEFEEKILDMEDDKIERYIRRKRRQLVQTKIGKHFAGIVYAESYHSELGNELGKDYPHLDYIAILNIGGKRIGFRTIHDEVDVSEVAGHYDGGGHAKASGCSLTDEAYKLFVADTFHLDPIREDAKRNRYNLKRSTFGSLYKNKTEDIFLLYPLNEYEWVIEYNKIKLEQTFTSFEEGESFLKRNYEAWLVRDDTFVEYLKNKVRNVE; from the coding sequence ATGTATAAGTTACTAACACATAATGACTTAGATGGGGTTGGCTGCGGTATTTTAGCGAAAATTGCTTTTGGTAATCAGGTGAAAGTCCGCTACAATTCAATTTCAAGTCTCAATGCGCAAGTTGAATGGTTTTTGGAAAATGATAACAAGGAAACATTTTTATTTATTACCGATTTGTCTGTAAATGAAGAAAACGAAAAAAGAATCGATGAATTTTTCATAGCTGGAGGGAAAGTACAGCTAATTGATCATCATAAAACTGCGCTTTCGTTTAACGAATATAAGTGGGGAAGGGTCATAGTTAAAAATGAAGAAGGCAGTTTAACTTCAGCGACTTCTTTATTTTATGAATATCTTGTTGAGCAACAACTTATGGAGTCTTCAACCGCTGTAGCAGAATTCGTCGAACTCGTTAGACAGTACGATACATGGGAATGGGAAAAAAATGATAACCAAAAAGCTCGCCAGCTTAATGCGCTCTTCTTCCTAATTTCGATTGATGAGTTTGAAGAAATAATGATCAATCGTCTTATAAATAGTGAACATTTTTACTTTGATGAGTTTGAAGAGAAAATATTGGATATGGAAGATGACAAAATTGAACGCTACATTCGCCGTAAAAGAAGGCAGCTTGTCCAGACCAAAATAGGCAAACACTTTGCTGGTATTGTTTATGCGGAATCGTATCACTCGGAGCTTGGAAATGAACTTGGAAAGGATTATCCCCATCTTGATTATATCGCTATATTAAATATCGGTGGAAAAAGAATCGGTTTTCGAACGATTCATGATGAGGTTGATGTATCTGAAGTTGCTGGCCATTACGATGGGGGCGGGCATGCAAAAGCCTCTGGTTGTTCTTTAACAGATGAAGCATATAAATTGTTTGTTGCTGATACGTTTCACTTGGATCCAATACGAGAAGATGCGAAACGAAATAGATATAACTTAAAACGATCTACTTTTGGTTCACTATATAAAAACAAAACAGAAGATATCTTTCTTCTTTACCCTTTAAACGAATATGAATGGGTGATCGAATATAATAAAATAAAGTTGGAACAAACCTTTACAAGTTTCGAGGAAGGGGAAAGCTTCTTAAAAAGGAATTATGAAGCTTGGCTTGTTAGGGATGATACGTTTGTTGAGTATTTAAAGAATAAGGTGAGAAATGTGGAATGA
- a CDS encoding MGDG synthase family glycosyltransferase — protein sequence MYRILFMPLLQIPSGHHHVADSIRDQLNLSSGNFHCEKVEILSFSYGKMEALISAIYLQWIHKLPGLYSEVYKRAAVKGRVINKHFYLYEGLFLKKVQHLLEQAEPDLIICTHALPSFIISRLKKRNLWAGQVINVYTDYFINKLWGIEGINYHFVPSLQVKNELLEQGVQKQQIFVTGIPIHPIFRTLKVAPLKKCTCTVLISGGNMGAGSIQQLLDHLNPSGSIFYKVLCGKNIDLFQSIERLNHSHIKPLPYLESKEEMNHLYNEADAIITKPGGVTITESLWKKLPIFVYEALPGQEEINLNYLQRQGLIFHLDYKNSSINVENKILDILSNRLPQFNKHLETFYNGFEKNDVSHIINKILMS from the coding sequence ATGTATCGAATATTATTTATGCCCTTATTACAAATACCTTCAGGACATCACCATGTTGCTGATAGTATACGGGATCAATTAAATCTATCGTCAGGAAATTTTCATTGTGAAAAAGTAGAGATTTTATCGTTTAGCTACGGTAAGATGGAAGCATTAATATCAGCCATTTATTTACAATGGATTCATAAGCTTCCAGGTCTATATAGTGAGGTTTATAAACGAGCTGCTGTAAAAGGGCGAGTGATAAATAAGCACTTTTATCTATATGAAGGTTTATTTCTAAAGAAAGTACAACATCTACTTGAGCAAGCAGAACCAGATCTAATTATTTGTACACATGCTCTTCCATCTTTTATTATCAGCCGTCTGAAGAAAAGGAACCTTTGGGCGGGTCAGGTTATTAATGTTTACACAGATTATTTTATAAATAAATTATGGGGGATTGAAGGAATAAATTATCATTTTGTACCAAGCTTACAGGTTAAAAATGAGCTGTTAGAGCAGGGAGTTCAGAAGCAGCAAATTTTTGTAACCGGGATACCAATCCATCCAATATTTAGAACTCTAAAGGTCGCTCCATTAAAAAAATGTACCTGCACTGTTTTGATAAGTGGAGGCAATATGGGGGCTGGTTCAATCCAACAGCTTTTGGATCACTTAAATCCATCAGGTTCGATTTTCTATAAGGTGCTTTGTGGGAAAAACATAGATCTATTTCAATCTATTGAACGACTGAATCATTCACACATAAAACCGCTTCCTTATCTAGAGTCAAAAGAAGAAATGAATCACTTATACAATGAAGCAGATGCTATCATTACCAAACCAGGAGGAGTAACCATTACCGAAAGTCTATGGAAAAAGCTACCTATCTTTGTGTATGAGGCATTACCCGGACAAGAAGAAATAAATTTAAACTATTTACAAAGACAAGGATTGATTTTTCATTTGGACTATAAGAATTCTTCTATTAATGTGGAAAATAAGATACTTGATATATTAAGTAATCGTTTACCCCAATTCAACAAGCATTTAGAAACATTTTATAACGGTTTTGAAAAAAATGATGTTTCACATATAATAAATAAAATATTAATGTCATGA
- a CDS encoding YkoP family protein: MNLHVKKKCLSMWKKIDSIYFRFTRLVYIKNEFGENIIIRVRLTKYKGHKVTLSDGTIINKNDSLLKIHLHNVKLLRIVQEYDSEVRKALFTYRSVKESLPSIADYIQMHRDEHEIKGLIGITSLYKGSRKLGFEVYPIHNLYYKLFKRVSFFPIHVLSSIKFNKEMPQPVYLFMSKEGLLNKYKQGS, translated from the coding sequence ATGAACCTGCATGTCAAAAAAAAATGCCTTTCTATGTGGAAAAAAATTGATTCAATATATTTCCGTTTTACGCGTCTAGTTTATATTAAAAACGAATTTGGAGAAAATATCATTATTCGTGTTCGTTTAACAAAGTACAAAGGGCATAAAGTAACGTTATCAGACGGTACGATAATAAATAAAAATGATTCGCTTTTAAAAATTCATTTGCATAATGTTAAATTACTAAGAATAGTACAAGAATATGATAGTGAAGTTAGAAAAGCTCTATTTACTTATAGGAGTGTTAAAGAGTCCCTTCCGTCCATTGCCGATTATATTCAAATGCATCGTGACGAACATGAAATTAAGGGGTTGATTGGCATTACATCTTTATATAAAGGAAGTAGGAAATTAGGTTTTGAAGTCTATCCGATTCATAATTTATATTACAAATTATTTAAAAGAGTATCTTTTTTTCCAATCCATGTATTGTCCTCCATCAAATTCAATAAAGAAATGCCGCAACCTGTCTACCTATTCATGTCAAAGGAAGGATTATTAAACAAATATAAACAAGGAAGTTAA
- a CDS encoding metallophosphoesterase gives MTYFIVAIFLIVIGCFFYRGYKNTHSVVINDIKVEEDPQIDKNTPLRILHISDMHIENISITPEALYKELKGKAIDIIAITGDFLDRKRSIPRLVPYLETLNKLNPVYGSYAVFGNHDYVLRNPNFTRLKELLNEYGFKTMQNENERIIVDGKSFNIIGIDDFSTNRSNLIKSYEGLEEGYNLVLTHDPNIVLEMSGYHFDYLLSGHFHGGQIYWPKPYHLVKMGKLVRMNMVKGLQEYNGRQFYISEGLGQTGVNIRIGSRPEITFHNLQLSPEQNNKLAINDTNIAG, from the coding sequence ATGACATATTTTATTGTTGCGATTTTCTTGATAGTAATAGGCTGCTTTTTCTATAGAGGCTATAAAAATACACATTCTGTTGTAATAAATGATATAAAAGTAGAAGAAGATCCTCAAATTGATAAGAATACACCACTTCGAATTTTGCATATTTCTGATATGCATATCGAGAATATTTCGATAACACCTGAAGCATTATATAAAGAATTAAAAGGAAAGGCTATTGATATAATTGCAATAACTGGAGATTTTCTAGATAGAAAACGAAGTATACCTCGACTTGTTCCATATTTGGAAACTTTGAATAAATTAAATCCTGTTTATGGATCTTATGCTGTATTTGGTAATCATGATTATGTATTACGAAATCCAAACTTTACTCGTTTAAAGGAATTATTAAATGAATATGGATTTAAAACGATGCAAAACGAAAATGAAAGAATAATAGTAGATGGAAAATCATTTAACATTATCGGTATAGATGATTTTAGTACAAACCGTAGTAATTTAATAAAGTCTTATGAAGGACTAGAGGAAGGGTATAATCTTGTTTTAACACATGATCCAAATATCGTACTAGAGATGTCCGGATATCATTTTGATTACTTGCTTTCTGGTCATTTTCATGGCGGGCAAATTTATTGGCCAAAACCGTATCATCTTGTAAAAATGGGAAAATTAGTTCGGATGAACATGGTCAAAGGCTTGCAAGAATACAATGGGAGACAGTTTTATATAAGTGAAGGTCTTGGCCAAACAGGAGTAAATATTCGAATCGGAAGCCGTCCAGAAATTACTTTCCATAATCTGCAATTATCACCTGAGCAAAATAATAAGCTAGCAATAAACGATACTAATATCGCTGGATAA
- a CDS encoding DUF421 domain-containing protein codes for MEFFSGQESLNAIQWALRAIIAFFFLVFIAKIMGQRSISQLRFLDFVLAILIGNIISHPLSDEGLGLEGSIITMSVLVTLYLCGVFLSLKWDTLRKIFDPPPIALIEYGKIHYKNLKKARISIDFLLSELRKERAEDIQKVALALWEPGGTISIFLYPQHQPITHSTLATPMQPFHLPKTIIKEGKIEYNELQKIGKDEKWVIDNLATTHNQKIDNILLATIDENNNFKLFLYN; via the coding sequence ATGGAATTCTTTAGTGGTCAAGAGTCTCTAAATGCCATTCAATGGGCTTTAAGAGCAATTATCGCCTTCTTTTTCTTAGTTTTTATTGCAAAAATAATGGGACAACGATCGATTTCACAATTAAGATTCTTGGATTTTGTTCTAGCGATACTAATTGGAAATATTATCTCCCATCCTTTATCCGATGAAGGATTAGGGTTAGAAGGCTCGATTATTACGATGTCCGTATTAGTTACGTTATACCTTTGTGGAGTATTCTTAAGTCTAAAATGGGATACTTTGAGAAAGATTTTTGATCCGCCACCTATAGCTCTTATTGAATATGGCAAAATTCATTACAAAAATTTAAAAAAAGCGAGAATATCAATTGATTTCCTTTTATCCGAGTTACGAAAAGAAAGGGCGGAAGATATTCAAAAAGTAGCACTTGCACTATGGGAGCCAGGTGGAACGATTTCAATTTTTTTATATCCACAGCACCAGCCAATCACACATTCCACTCTTGCGACACCAATGCAGCCTTTCCACTTACCTAAAACAATTATTAAAGAAGGAAAGATTGAATACAATGAATTACAAAAAATTGGTAAAGACGAGAAATGGGTAATAGATAATTTAGCAACAACGCATAACCAAAAGATAGATAATATATTATTAGCTACTATTGATGAGAATAATAACTTTAAATTATTTCTTTATAATTAA
- a CDS encoding YjzC family protein — MGGHGSNQFRAGQKAPNNGVYIEIGETGSMVNDPQKIKLEAGEKFPENTNQNRIWVNQRNLSKPSVQG, encoded by the coding sequence ATGGGAGGACATGGCAGCAATCAGTTTCGTGCTGGGCAAAAAGCACCGAATAATGGTGTTTATATAGAGATTGGAGAAACAGGCAGCATGGTAAATGATCCGCAAAAAATAAAGCTTGAAGCTGGAGAGAAATTTCCAGAAAACACGAACCAAAATCGAATTTGGGTAAATCAACGGAACCTCTCTAAGCCTAGTGTTCAAGGATAA
- a CDS encoding YqjF family protein — translation MIKDILKSTNHRDYPLPSGHWFMMQKWEHLLFISWPVPIEIMKGLIPPGLVLDTFEGQAWISVIPFKVSKMRVRKLPSIPFLRSYLELNVRTYVKRKGVSGVYFFSLDVNNLFTVVGARLATLPYFHAQMKLSKKDDVYHFSSTSTGKEQVKLKGNYRPIGKTFYPKKGSHDYWLLERYFSWTFKGGMLYRSDLHHKQWEIQHVKIKLEELALPMVPNALFGEEAVLHYAREKVALNWMIKKEK, via the coding sequence ATGATCAAAGACATACTAAAAAGCACCAATCACCGTGATTATCCATTACCATCTGGTCATTGGTTTATGATGCAAAAGTGGGAGCATTTGTTGTTTATCAGCTGGCCTGTTCCAATAGAAATTATGAAAGGGCTCATACCACCTGGACTGGTTCTTGATACTTTTGAAGGACAGGCATGGATTAGTGTTATTCCATTTAAAGTAAGTAAAATGCGAGTTCGAAAATTGCCATCAATCCCATTTTTACGATCTTATTTGGAATTGAATGTCCGAACTTATGTAAAGCGAAAGGGCGTCTCGGGAGTTTATTTTTTTAGCTTGGATGTAAATAATTTATTTACTGTGGTTGGTGCCAGATTGGCAACACTTCCTTATTTTCATGCGCAGATGAAACTAAGCAAAAAAGATGATGTCTATCATTTTTCTAGTACAAGTACAGGAAAAGAACAAGTGAAGTTGAAAGGGAATTATCGACCGATAGGGAAAACCTTTTATCCGAAAAAAGGAAGTCATGATTACTGGCTGCTCGAGCGGTATTTTTCGTGGACGTTTAAGGGTGGCATGCTGTATAGGAGTGATCTTCATCATAAGCAGTGGGAGATTCAGCATGTAAAAATTAAGTTGGAAGAACTGGCCTTGCCAATGGTTCCTAATGCACTGTTTGGAGAAGAAGCGGTTCTGCATTATGCCCGAGAGAAAGTTGCTTTAAATTGGATGATAAAGAAGGAAAAGTAA
- a CDS encoding DEAD/DEAH box helicase, giving the protein MNIKLNQKIIQDRCGIVSFKRGDAFYRNDKVTIENFNSERCEANVTSKEVFQVTIEQDNNQRFIASCSCPKLSSYNMDCQHIAAVLIAIHEQRRGVDSKRNHQLDLVNNTDKNMELADGLLTLIDDQPLRKSGHQLHFENRELIGVTFLCNVFTKDDASQHIGIKIIINSVTLSDIHNFLMQVKKGEASKISPSFIFDPTLHCFSQQNDAVINQLIQLMDDEKLFADQQTEYNRNREMQRIPPSSWGRLAPLLTKVPSVKLSYNDDIVGRLSIVEKQLPLQFEFADTEKGYELKIEGLDKLFLLKDYQLVLHDGELISLKMQKVNQLLELKQMLDASKTNQIFISEEYIDAFLDKGLQGLKKLGNVHLTKRLAAQFSQTPLIAKLYLDRLRNRLLAGLEFHYGNVVINPLEEQDGPGSTMVIRDIEREEIILLIMDDSAFTKTDEGYFFHNEDLEYEFLYHVVPKLQDLVQIYATTAVRNRIARVNKSPKIRVKLKKDRINWLEFKFDMDGIPEKEIPELLSALEEKRKYYRLRNGSLLSLETREFEEIQRFLQAAPAQEIDLESGLNLPLVNGIRLLDSVNDRTTFEIEESFRQFLDNILDPDNDTIEVPRSLDLILRNYQKQGYRWMKTLAEYGFGGILADDMGLGKTIQSITFVLSVLHELRKREQQVLIISPSSVTYNWLNEFMKFAPEIEALIIDGNKTERSSLQKNAHGIDVLITSYPLLRSDIDWYNQHAFHTVIFDEAQSFKNPFTQTARAVKKLEADHYFALTGTPIENSLEELWSIYHVVFPELFGGLKDFSNLTRKQVSRRIRPFLLRRMKEDVIKELPEKLEQIESVELLPEQKKLYAAYLAKLRHDTFKHLDKGTFRKNKIRILAGLTRLRQICCHPALFVEGYKGDSAKFKQLMHIIEESRLSGRRVLIFSQFTKMLDIIGRALVNQALPYFYLDGQTPSKERVELCDKFNNGERDLFLISLKAGGTGLNLTGADTVILYDLWWNPAVEEQAADRAHRMGQERVVEVIKLVTRGTIEEKMNELQDKKKKMIDEIIDTEEKGTFGITEDDIREILKI; this is encoded by the coding sequence TTGAATATAAAGCTGAATCAAAAAATCATTCAAGATCGATGTGGCATCGTCTCCTTTAAAAGAGGAGACGCTTTTTATCGTAATGATAAAGTAACAATCGAAAATTTTAATTCTGAAAGATGTGAAGCTAATGTCACTAGTAAAGAAGTTTTCCAAGTGACAATTGAGCAAGATAACAACCAACGTTTTATTGCATCCTGTAGCTGTCCCAAATTATCATCCTATAATATGGATTGCCAGCATATTGCTGCCGTATTAATAGCGATTCATGAACAGCGGCGTGGGGTCGACTCTAAAAGGAACCACCAGCTAGACCTTGTAAACAACACCGATAAAAATATGGAATTGGCAGATGGATTACTGACACTTATCGATGACCAACCCCTTCGAAAAAGTGGCCACCAACTCCATTTTGAAAACAGAGAATTAATTGGAGTAACGTTTTTATGTAACGTATTCACTAAAGATGATGCCAGCCAGCACATTGGAATTAAAATAATTATCAATTCAGTTACTTTAAGTGATATACACAATTTTCTGATGCAAGTGAAAAAAGGGGAAGCATCAAAAATTTCTCCTTCTTTTATATTTGACCCAACACTACACTGCTTTTCACAACAAAATGATGCAGTTATTAACCAGCTTATTCAACTTATGGATGATGAAAAATTGTTTGCAGATCAACAAACTGAATATAACCGAAATCGAGAAATGCAAAGAATTCCACCATCATCATGGGGAAGGCTTGCCCCCTTACTTACGAAAGTGCCATCTGTAAAGCTTTCGTACAACGATGATATTGTAGGAAGACTGTCAATCGTAGAAAAACAACTTCCACTCCAATTTGAATTTGCAGATACAGAGAAAGGGTACGAACTTAAAATCGAAGGTCTCGACAAGCTATTCTTATTAAAAGATTATCAGCTTGTTCTTCATGATGGAGAGTTAATTTCTTTAAAGATGCAGAAGGTAAATCAACTATTGGAACTGAAGCAAATGCTAGATGCATCAAAAACCAATCAAATTTTTATTTCAGAGGAATATATTGATGCTTTTTTGGACAAAGGGCTACAGGGATTAAAGAAACTCGGAAATGTCCATTTAACGAAACGCCTCGCAGCACAATTTTCCCAAACGCCACTAATCGCCAAACTATATTTAGATCGATTAAGGAATCGTCTGCTCGCAGGGCTTGAATTCCATTATGGAAATGTAGTGATTAATCCATTAGAGGAACAAGATGGTCCAGGGAGTACAATGGTGATAAGAGATATAGAGCGGGAAGAAATAATTCTCCTAATTATGGATGATAGTGCATTCACTAAAACCGATGAAGGGTATTTTTTTCATAATGAAGATTTAGAATATGAATTTTTATATCATGTCGTTCCGAAATTGCAGGATCTAGTGCAAATCTATGCAACTACCGCAGTTAGAAATCGAATTGCTAGAGTTAATAAAAGCCCTAAAATCAGGGTGAAGCTTAAAAAAGACCGTATAAATTGGCTGGAATTTAAATTTGATATGGATGGTATCCCAGAAAAGGAAATACCGGAACTATTGTCAGCACTTGAAGAAAAACGTAAATATTATCGATTGCGAAATGGATCACTTCTATCATTGGAAACTAGAGAATTTGAAGAAATTCAGCGTTTTCTTCAGGCGGCTCCAGCACAGGAAATTGATTTGGAGAGCGGATTGAACTTACCGCTTGTCAATGGAATCAGGTTGCTTGATTCAGTTAATGATCGAACAACCTTCGAGATTGAAGAATCCTTTCGTCAGTTCCTGGATAACATTCTAGACCCGGATAACGATACGATTGAGGTACCAAGAAGTTTAGACTTGATACTGCGGAACTATCAAAAACAAGGATACAGATGGATGAAGACTCTCGCAGAATACGGATTTGGTGGAATTCTTGCTGATGATATGGGACTTGGAAAGACAATCCAGAGTATTACATTTGTTCTTTCCGTACTCCATGAACTGCGGAAAAGAGAGCAGCAAGTTCTCATTATTTCTCCTTCTTCTGTTACGTATAATTGGTTAAATGAATTTATGAAATTTGCTCCCGAAATAGAAGCATTAATCATAGATGGAAATAAGACTGAAAGAAGCAGCCTTCAAAAAAATGCGCACGGAATTGATGTGCTAATTACATCCTATCCTTTACTTAGAAGTGATATCGACTGGTATAATCAGCATGCATTTCATACAGTGATTTTTGACGAGGCACAGTCATTTAAGAATCCTTTCACACAAACTGCTAGAGCAGTGAAGAAGCTAGAAGCGGATCATTATTTCGCACTTACTGGAACACCAATAGAAAATTCGCTGGAAGAACTTTGGTCAATTTATCATGTTGTTTTTCCTGAATTATTCGGTGGACTGAAGGATTTTAGTAATCTGACAAGGAAACAAGTGTCCAGAAGAATTCGACCGTTTTTACTTCGCCGAATGAAAGAGGATGTCATAAAAGAGCTCCCTGAAAAACTGGAGCAGATTGAATCGGTGGAACTGCTGCCGGAACAGAAGAAACTCTATGCTGCTTACCTCGCCAAATTAAGACATGACACGTTTAAACACTTGGATAAGGGTACTTTTAGAAAGAATAAAATTAGGATATTAGCGGGATTAACCAGATTACGGCAAATTTGCTGTCACCCTGCACTTTTCGTAGAAGGTTATAAAGGGGACTCAGCAAAATTTAAGCAGTTGATGCATATTATTGAGGAATCCAGATTATCTGGCAGAAGGGTACTAATTTTTTCTCAGTTTACAAAAATGCTTGATATAATTGGTCGAGCGTTAGTAAATCAAGCCCTCCCGTATTTCTACCTTGATGGCCAAACCCCATCTAAAGAAAGGGTTGAGCTCTGTGATAAGTTCAATAATGGAGAACGCGATTTATTTTTAATTTCTTTAAAAGCAGGTGGCACAGGTCTAAATTTGACTGGTGCTGATACTGTAATCTTATACGATCTTTGGTGGAATCCTGCTGTGGAAGAGCAGGCTGCTGATCGCGCACATCGAATGGGGCAGGAGCGAGTAGTGGAAGTGATTAAGCTTGTTACTCGTGGAACGATTGAGGAAAAAATGAATGAATTACAGGATAAGAAGAAGAAAATGATTGATGAAATTATAGATACAGAAGAGAAGGGGACATTTGGAATTACGGAAGATGATATTCGAGAGATATTGAAAATATAG
- a CDS encoding gamma-type small acid-soluble spore protein → MDHEKFTVAGTNIDAVKKKNEQSGMSYNEVKEWIAKTTGGHGTGIYSDTNIEEVKRDIQQSRLE, encoded by the coding sequence ATGGATCATGAAAAATTTACGGTTGCTGGTACAAATATCGACGCAGTAAAAAAGAAAAATGAGCAATCAGGCATGTCCTATAATGAAGTGAAGGAATGGATTGCTAAAACAACTGGGGGACATGGTACTGGAATTTACAGCGACACAAATATCGAAGAAGTTAAAAGGGATATTCAACAGTCGAGGCTAGAATAA
- a CDS encoding DUF3892 domain-containing protein, whose product MMKKDFEKIFNEYRNQSEQQSSVEARQELLNGQEEIIAVRKNDSGDMIAFKTNTGRELDYITALEEAKAGNIAHIDVFHKYGRDIIRSEPDGVKENNLSNLPLF is encoded by the coding sequence CTGATGAAAAAAGACTTTGAAAAAATATTTAATGAATACCGGAATCAAAGTGAACAACAATCTAGTGTGGAAGCAAGACAAGAACTGTTAAACGGACAAGAAGAAATAATTGCAGTGAGAAAAAATGATTCTGGGGATATGATTGCATTCAAAACGAATACTGGTCGTGAACTGGATTATATAACTGCCCTAGAAGAAGCAAAGGCCGGTAATATTGCCCATATTGATGTATTTCATAAGTATGGAAGAGACATTATTCGCAGTGAACCAGATGGGGTTAAAGAAAATAATTTAAGTAATCTCCCTTTATTCTAA